Proteins encoded within one genomic window of Burkholderiaceae bacterium:
- a CDS encoding Long-chain-fatty-acid--CoA ligase yields MNVTNDMPWLASYPKGIRWDLEIEPAPVQSILDDSVAKWPDRPAVQFMGKRLSYRELGELTDRIAKGLQQLGVKPGVHVGLFLPNTPHCYIAFFGVLKAGGTVVNYSPLDAAKVLEHKIADSQTDFLFTLDLAALYPQMAGMLGNTRLKKLIVGNIAEMTPAPDAVAAQMKAGKQLADVAWNDQHVSFASLLDNDGAYARHAIADPADAIAVLQYTGGTTGLPKGAMLTHGNLTAACAQYAESTHYDPPLLEPGQERYLGVLPPFHIFALTVNMLFGLKLGAEIIMHVRFDPKAALEDISSKKVTVFCGVPTMFTALIAHPDTPKHDLRSLKFCGSGGAPLPVEVAQRYTAITGADLSEGWGMTETSPTGTFSPLHQAKPGSCGIPLPRIEIKLLSLEDPKKYVPLGEKGEMCIRGPNVMKGYWNNPKATAESTTFDGLFRTGDVAYMDEGGYLFIVDRTKDMLLCSGYNVYPRVLEEAIYQHPAVSEVCVIGIPDEYRGQSPKAFLTLKPGAAAFTLQELQAFLKDKLGKHEMIQALDIRAELPKTAVGKLSKKDLVDEEARKRAAQA; encoded by the coding sequence ATGAATGTGACGAACGATATGCCGTGGCTGGCGTCCTATCCCAAGGGCATTCGGTGGGATCTCGAGATCGAGCCGGCGCCGGTGCAGAGCATCCTCGACGACTCGGTCGCCAAATGGCCGGACCGGCCCGCGGTCCAGTTCATGGGCAAGCGCCTGTCCTACCGCGAACTGGGCGAACTGACGGATCGCATTGCGAAGGGCCTGCAGCAGCTTGGCGTCAAGCCCGGCGTGCACGTCGGTCTGTTCCTGCCGAACACGCCACACTGCTACATCGCGTTCTTCGGGGTGCTGAAGGCGGGCGGCACGGTCGTCAACTATTCGCCGCTGGACGCGGCGAAGGTGCTCGAGCACAAGATCGCGGACAGCCAGACCGACTTCCTGTTCACGCTGGACCTGGCCGCGCTGTATCCGCAGATGGCCGGCATGCTCGGCAACACGCGGCTCAAGAAGCTGATCGTCGGCAACATCGCGGAGATGACGCCGGCGCCCGACGCGGTGGCGGCGCAGATGAAGGCCGGCAAGCAGCTCGCCGACGTCGCATGGAACGACCAGCACGTCAGCTTCGCGAGCTTGCTGGACAACGACGGCGCCTACGCGCGTCATGCCATCGCCGACCCGGCCGACGCGATCGCGGTGCTGCAGTACACCGGCGGCACCACCGGCCTGCCGAAGGGGGCGATGCTGACCCACGGCAACCTCACGGCCGCGTGCGCGCAGTACGCCGAGTCGACGCACTACGACCCGCCGCTGCTCGAGCCAGGCCAGGAACGCTACCTCGGGGTGTTGCCGCCGTTCCACATCTTCGCGCTCACGGTGAACATGCTGTTCGGGCTCAAGCTGGGCGCCGAGATCATCATGCACGTGCGCTTCGACCCGAAGGCGGCGCTGGAGGACATTTCGAGCAAGAAGGTCACGGTGTTCTGCGGCGTGCCGACCATGTTCACCGCGCTGATCGCTCATCCGGACACGCCCAAGCACGACCTGCGCTCGCTCAAGTTCTGCGGCTCGGGCGGCGCGCCGCTGCCGGTCGAGGTCGCGCAGCGCTACACCGCGATCACCGGCGCCGACCTGTCGGAGGGTTGGGGCATGACCGAGACTTCGCCGACCGGCACGTTCTCGCCGCTGCACCAGGCCAAGCCCGGCTCGTGCGGCATTCCGCTGCCGCGCATCGAGATCAAGCTGCTGTCGCTGGAAGACCCGAAGAAGTACGTGCCGCTGGGCGAAAAAGGCGAGATGTGCATCAGGGGGCCGAACGTGATGAAGGGTTACTGGAACAACCCCAAGGCAACTGCCGAATCGACCACGTTCGACGGGCTATTTCGCACCGGCGACGTCGCCTACATGGATGAGGGCGGCTACCTCTTCATCGTCGACCGGACCAAGGACATGCTGCTGTGCAGCGGCTACAACGTCTATCCGCGCGTGCTCGAAGAGGCGATCTATCAGCACCCGGCGGTCAGCGAGGTCTGCGTGATCGGCATTCCGGACGAATACCGCGGCCAGTCGCCGAAGGCGTTCCTGACGCTCAAGCCCGGCGCCGCGGCGTTCACGCTGCAGGAACTGCAGGCGTTTCTGAAAGACAAGCTCGGCAAGCACGAGATGATCCAGGCGCTGGACATTCGCGCCGAACTGCCGAAGACGGCGGTCGGCAAGCTGTCGAAGAAGGACCTGGTCGACGAAGAGGCACGCAAGCGCGCTGCGCAGGCCTGA
- a CDS encoding Glutathione S-transferase, giving the protein MPYKLFYWPGIPGRGEFVRLALEAAGARYVDVVRARAADPGGESASGMTAMRRYLEDETVRRPPYACPFLVDGRLVIAQSAAILLHLGPKLGLVGKSEADRLWTHQIQLTIADMVTEAHDTHHPIGSGLYYAQQKAEALRRAQDFRRQRLPKFLQWFEAVLARNPRNAGRLAAGRALHLVGARLSYADLSLFQLVDGLLYAFPKAARRELKRAPHVAALWSQTAALPRVAAYLQSDRRLAFNEDGIFRRYPELDG; this is encoded by the coding sequence ATGCCGTACAAGCTCTTCTACTGGCCCGGTATCCCGGGCCGCGGCGAATTCGTCCGGCTCGCGCTGGAGGCGGCCGGTGCGCGCTACGTGGACGTGGTACGGGCCCGCGCGGCCGACCCGGGCGGCGAATCCGCGTCGGGCATGACGGCGATGCGGCGCTATCTGGAAGACGAGACGGTGCGACGGCCGCCGTATGCCTGCCCTTTCCTCGTCGATGGTAGGCTGGTGATCGCGCAGTCTGCGGCGATCCTGCTGCACCTCGGACCGAAGCTCGGCCTGGTGGGAAAAAGCGAAGCGGACCGGCTGTGGACGCACCAGATCCAGCTCACGATCGCCGACATGGTGACCGAGGCGCACGACACGCATCACCCGATCGGCAGCGGCCTGTACTACGCGCAGCAGAAGGCCGAGGCGCTGCGCCGCGCGCAGGACTTCCGCCGCCAGCGCCTGCCGAAGTTCCTGCAATGGTTCGAGGCGGTGCTGGCGCGCAATCCGCGCAACGCGGGGCGGCTCGCGGCCGGTCGCGCGCTGCACCTGGTCGGCGCGCGGCTCAGCTATGCGGACCTGTCGCTGTTCCAGCTGGTCGATGGGTTGCTGTACGCGTTTCCGAAAGCGGCGCGGCGGGAACTCAAGCGCGCGCCGCACGTGGCGGCACTGTGGTCGCAGACGGCGGCGCTGCCGCGCGTCGCGGCCTATCTGCAAAGCGACCGGCGGCTCGCGTTCAACGAGGACGGCATTTTTCGCCGTTATCCGGAGCTCGACGGTTGA